Proteins encoded in a region of the Roseateles sp. SL47 genome:
- a CDS encoding flavin reductase family protein → MHFYEPRQGHGLPHDPFNAIVGPRPIGWISSRDTNGVLNLAPYSFFNAFNYTPPIVGFASLGRKDTLRNIEATGEFVWNLVTRDLADAMNASCAAVGPEVNEFELAGLATAPSRVVGVPRVAASPVSFECRVTQIVQLQDVQGQGLDAWLTLGEVVGVHIDERLLVDGVYDTAAAHPVLRGGGPADYFELGARFRMKRP, encoded by the coding sequence ATGCATTTTTACGAACCCCGCCAGGGGCATGGCCTGCCCCATGACCCCTTCAACGCGATCGTCGGGCCGCGCCCGATCGGCTGGATCTCCAGCCGGGACACCAACGGCGTCCTCAACCTCGCGCCCTACAGCTTTTTCAATGCTTTCAACTACACGCCGCCTATCGTGGGTTTCGCGAGCCTGGGCCGCAAAGACACCCTCCGCAATATCGAGGCCACCGGCGAATTCGTCTGGAACCTGGTGACGCGGGACCTGGCGGATGCGATGAACGCCAGCTGTGCAGCGGTGGGGCCGGAGGTCAATGAATTCGAGTTGGCGGGCCTGGCCACGGCGCCTTCCCGCGTGGTGGGCGTGCCGCGCGTGGCCGCCAGCCCGGTCAGCTTTGAATGCCGCGTGACGCAGATCGTGCAGTTGCAGGATGTGCAAGGCCAGGGCTTGGACGCCTGGCTGACGCTGGGTGAGGTGGTGGGCGTGCATATCGACGAGCGCCTGCTGGTGGATGGCGTCTATGACACGGCAGCGGCGCATCCGGTGCTGCGCGGCGGTGGTCCGGCCGATTATTTTGAGTTGGGTGCTCGATTCAGGATGAAGCGGCCCTAA
- the cynS gene encoding cyanase produces the protein MNRLAVTEKIIATKVAKGLTWAAVAEKVGLSKEWVTAGCLGQMSFDDAQAAVLAGIFDLTEAETQWLKVVPYKGSLPTSVPTDPLIYRFYELVSVYGTTFKELIHEEFGDGIMSAIDFRMDLQREPDPKGDRVSIVMSGKFLPYKTY, from the coding sequence ATGAACCGTCTTGCCGTCACAGAAAAAATCATTGCGACCAAGGTGGCCAAAGGGCTCACCTGGGCTGCGGTGGCCGAGAAGGTCGGGCTGAGCAAGGAATGGGTCACGGCGGGCTGCCTGGGCCAGATGAGCTTTGACGACGCACAGGCGGCCGTGTTGGCCGGCATCTTCGATCTCACCGAAGCGGAAACCCAATGGCTCAAGGTGGTCCCGTACAAAGGCAGCCTGCCGACATCGGTGCCCACCGATCCGCTGATCTACCGCTTTTATGAACTGGTGAGCGTCTATGGCACCACGTTCAAGGAACTGATCCATGAGGAATTTGGCGACGGCATCATGAGTGCCATCGACTTCCGCATGGACCTGCAACGAGAGCCGGACCCGAAGGGCGACCGGGTCAGCATCGTCATGAGCGGTAAATTCCTTCCCTACAAGACGTATTAA
- a CDS encoding LacI family DNA-binding transcriptional regulator has protein sequence MSDAESFPRPRRRKGSGAVTLRDVAKLAGVAPITASRALNNPNQVSAEVRERVAEAVRNTGYVPNLLAGALSSMRSRMVGVAVPTIAGLVFLETVQSLTEALFQAGYQVLLGQTGYDNAREDAWLDAMIGRRPDGLVLTGTSHSAAARLRLRAAGLPVVETWDQSEDPIDMLVGFSHVEVGRSVADFLVQRGYRHLAGVAGSDERAQRRFLAFQERARALGLTEVPIAEMATPTTLGSGRRGLAELLARNPEIDAVFCSSDSLAVGVMLEAQSRGIRIPQDLAVIGFGDLSMAGDMSPSLTTVRIDGTAIGRQAARFIIERAERKPDPSEGRHIDVGFEIIARDST, from the coding sequence ATGTCCGATGCTGAGAGCTTTCCCCGTCCCCGCCGCCGCAAGGGCAGCGGCGCGGTCACCCTGCGTGATGTGGCCAAGCTGGCCGGTGTTGCCCCCATCACCGCCTCTCGCGCCCTGAACAATCCGAATCAGGTGTCGGCCGAGGTCCGCGAGCGGGTGGCCGAGGCCGTCCGCAACACGGGGTATGTGCCCAATCTGCTGGCGGGTGCGCTGTCGTCCATGCGCAGCCGCATGGTCGGGGTGGCCGTGCCGACCATTGCGGGCCTGGTCTTCCTGGAAACCGTGCAGAGTCTGACCGAAGCGCTGTTCCAGGCCGGCTATCAGGTGCTGCTGGGCCAGACGGGTTATGACAATGCCCGCGAGGACGCCTGGCTGGACGCCATGATCGGCCGCCGCCCGGACGGCCTGGTGTTGACGGGCACCAGCCATTCGGCCGCCGCCCGGCTGCGCCTGCGAGCCGCGGGTCTGCCGGTGGTGGAAACCTGGGACCAGAGCGAGGACCCGATCGACATGCTGGTCGGGTTTTCCCACGTGGAGGTGGGCCGCAGCGTGGCGGACTTCCTGGTCCAACGGGGGTACCGACATCTGGCCGGCGTTGCCGGTAGCGATGAGCGGGCGCAACGTCGCTTCCTGGCTTTCCAGGAAAGGGCCCGGGCGCTGGGCCTGACGGAGGTGCCGATTGCCGAAATGGCCACCCCCACCACCTTGGGCAGCGGACGACGAGGTCTGGCCGAGCTGCTGGCGCGCAACCCCGAGATCGATGCGGTGTTCTGCAGTTCTGACTCGCTGGCGGTGGGTGTGATGCTGGAAGCGCAGTCCCGGGGGATTCGGATCCCGCAGGACCTGGCGGTGATCGGGTTTGGTGACCTCTCCATGGCGGGCGATATGTCGCCATCGCTGACCACTGTGAGGATCGACGGCACCGCCATCGGCCGCCAGGCGGCCCGTTTCATCATCGAGCGCGCCGAGCGCAAGCCCGATCCGAGCGAAGGCCGACACATCGATGTCGGTTTCGAAATCATTGCGCGGGACAGCACCTGA
- the phaR gene encoding polyhydroxyalkanoate synthesis repressor PhaR, translated as MVTARRGKSAPGTDDPRTKGPRVLKKYPNRRLYDTHTSSYITLADVKKMVLEAADFEVRDAKTGEELTRSILLQIILEEEMGGMPMFSTPLLSQIIRFYGHAMQGMMGAYLEKNLQTFTDMQARFAEHSQGAAFNPELWSQFMSGQAPVMQGLMGNYLEQSKNLFLQMQEQFEKAGSLFPGMPGMPGMPGFPPKK; from the coding sequence ATGGTGACGGCCCGACGCGGAAAATCCGCCCCTGGCACCGATGACCCGCGTACCAAGGGCCCGCGGGTGCTGAAGAAATACCCCAACCGCCGGCTCTACGACACCCACACCAGCAGCTACATCACGCTGGCGGATGTGAAGAAGATGGTGCTGGAAGCCGCCGACTTCGAGGTGCGGGATGCCAAGACCGGCGAGGAACTGACCCGGTCCATCCTGTTGCAGATCATCCTGGAAGAGGAAATGGGCGGCATGCCCATGTTCTCCACGCCGCTGCTGTCGCAGATCATCCGTTTCTACGGGCACGCCATGCAGGGGATGATGGGCGCCTATCTGGAAAAAAACCTGCAGACCTTCACCGATATGCAGGCCCGCTTTGCGGAACACAGCCAGGGCGCGGCATTCAATCCGGAGCTCTGGTCCCAGTTCATGAGTGGACAGGCGCCAGTGATGCAGGGGCTGATGGGCAACTACCTGGAGCAGTCCAAGAACCTGTTCCTTCAGATGCAGGAACAGTTCGAGAAGGCCGGCAGCCTGTTCCCAGGGATGCCGGGAATGCCAGGCATGCCGGGGTTTCCGCCGAAGAAATGA
- a CDS encoding NPP1 family protein produces the protein MQRLIPALLTLALASLSTTARADDFPRLDAAWPTTVNIAATYPVFDFDTDGCLPSAGISRSGAQNGGLAASGSITGGCRKNNFMDYANTLHRHACITSGADVYCGHFYALYFLKDQATVLGGGHRHDWEHAAVWTRNGVVTHAGYSAHGDLFNVEAANLPLDSNGHVKIVYHKDGVTTHAMRMAKVNEVAENGYGQFVTPAIVSWYEVKGDGLTNEQMRSRLNSYDYGSATIPMRDNNFLNNLNTYRPSGYPAFTQASIEASKP, from the coding sequence TTGCAACGCCTGATCCCTGCCCTGCTGACCCTGGCCCTTGCCAGCCTGTCCACCACGGCCCGCGCCGATGATTTCCCCCGTCTGGATGCCGCCTGGCCCACCACGGTGAACATCGCTGCCACCTATCCGGTCTTCGACTTCGACACCGACGGCTGCCTGCCCAGTGCCGGCATCAGCCGCAGCGGCGCCCAGAATGGGGGCTTGGCCGCCTCCGGCAGCATCACCGGCGGCTGCCGCAAGAACAACTTCATGGACTACGCCAACACCTTGCACCGCCATGCCTGCATCACGAGCGGGGCGGATGTGTATTGCGGCCATTTTTATGCGTTGTACTTCCTGAAGGACCAGGCCACCGTGTTGGGCGGCGGCCATCGCCACGACTGGGAGCATGCCGCCGTCTGGACCCGCAACGGCGTGGTCACCCATGCCGGCTACAGCGCCCATGGCGACCTGTTCAATGTGGAGGCGGCCAATCTGCCGCTGGACAGCAACGGCCATGTGAAGATCGTCTATCACAAGGACGGCGTCACCACCCATGCCATGCGGATGGCAAAGGTCAATGAAGTGGCCGAGAACGGCTATGGCCAGTTCGTCACCCCGGCCATCGTTAGCTGGTATGAGGTGAAAGGCGATGGCCTGACCAACGAGCAGATGCGCAGCCGCCTCAATAGCTACGACTACGGCTCCGCCACCATTCCCATGCGGGACAACAATTTCCTGAACAACCTGAACACGTATCGGCCGTCGGGTTATCCGGCCTTTACGCAGGCCAGCATCGAGGCGTCCAAACCGTGA
- a CDS encoding DUF2845 domain-containing protein: protein MTQGNGFWRLCGLAAGLLLMATSGAQAQSLRCNDTGVREGDSRLWLLRTCGQPQLSDFYCVPLYYPGPPNRFGVSPPIAAGCLMTDEWLYERGPGNLVAVVKIQNGKIVSIRYGEQGR, encoded by the coding sequence GTGACGCAAGGAAACGGATTCTGGCGACTGTGCGGGCTTGCCGCCGGTCTGCTGCTGATGGCGACCAGTGGCGCTCAGGCGCAGTCATTGCGCTGCAATGACACCGGCGTGCGGGAAGGGGACTCGCGACTGTGGCTGCTGAGAACCTGCGGCCAGCCCCAACTGTCCGACTTCTATTGCGTACCCCTCTACTACCCCGGCCCGCCCAACCGCTTTGGAGTGTCGCCGCCGATTGCAGCCGGATGTCTGATGACCGATGAATGGCTGTATGAGCGTGGCCCCGGAAATCTCGTGGCCGTGGTGAAGATTCAGAACGGCAAGATCGTCTCCATTCGCTACGGCGAACAGGGGCGCTGA
- a CDS encoding glycoside hydrolase family 9 protein: protein MSTLIDRRRLRTRFAAPLLALSLAACGGGDANRQTAASMSTDAGPTAKTLAATTAAAAPAHNYAEALQKAILFYEAQQSGKKPEWNRVSWRGDSRLTDGSDVGLDLTGGWYDAGDHVKFGFPAASTATQLAWGALEFEAGHKDAGQYDALLRNLRWINDYFIKAHPSANVLYGQVGNGSLDHSWWGPVEVYPKEAPAYKIDATCGGSDLAGETAAAMAAASMVFKTSDPTYAATLLTHARQLYTLADTKRQKYVECITDAQGYYNSWSGYFDELAWGALWLYRATGETAYLDKAESFVNTTSGGFGSEGQTSYLPYKWTQDWDSKHYGTYLLLARLTGKQKYKDAVERNLAYWTTGTPEGERVTYTPGGLAWLSQWGSLRYALNESFIAMVYAKDVSDATQQQRYRDFAMQQLNYALGSNPRNSSYLIGFGASSPQHPHHRTAHGSWADSQTLPTNHRHVLYGALVGGPGANDAYTDSISDYVSNEVAIDYNASIVGVLAGAQQLFPGSVPLANFPQAEVASEDEYFVEAALNSTGNTYTEVKAVVNNRSGWPARVTDKLSLRYYVDLSEVIAAGRTAADIKVSSNYSDGGVARGLVRCGASNLYYATGDFNGTKVYPGGQSAYKKEIQIRIAAPDSTSFWNPANDPSYTGLGAPGSAPVKVTGITLYDEGRKIWGNEPAACGGVVLPIPATPTGLTATAGIGSISLSWAATTNATGYTLKRSTTGAAGSFALLASPTSNSYVDGGLAGSTLYYYTVSARNDSGESVASDPVSATTPAGPPAAPAPAASAGDGKVTLNWAAVTGAASYEITRASSATGSYTALASGLTALTYVDSGLTNGTAYFYKVGARNAAGVSVSDPVSATPVGAGSGTSNCTLTLDTTSDWGSGQVLRLMLSNSGTTPISNWGVSFTESNSFSVSNSWSGTFLVTGNQVSFAPPSWSLTVPAGGSTDAGMQLAYSGAKPMPSAVVMTGASCQVVIK, encoded by the coding sequence ATGAGCACGTTGATTGACCGACGTCGACTTCGGACGCGCTTTGCTGCGCCATTGCTGGCCCTGAGCCTGGCTGCCTGTGGCGGTGGCGATGCCAACCGCCAGACAGCCGCTTCGATGAGCACGGATGCAGGCCCCACGGCCAAGACGTTGGCGGCCACCACGGCCGCTGCCGCCCCGGCCCATAACTACGCCGAGGCCTTGCAGAAGGCCATCCTGTTTTATGAAGCGCAGCAGTCCGGCAAAAAGCCGGAATGGAACCGCGTCAGTTGGCGTGGGGATTCACGCCTGACCGATGGCAGCGACGTGGGCCTGGACCTGACCGGCGGCTGGTATGACGCGGGTGACCACGTCAAGTTCGGCTTCCCGGCAGCCTCGACCGCCACGCAGCTCGCCTGGGGGGCACTGGAATTCGAAGCTGGCCACAAGGACGCCGGGCAGTACGACGCCTTGCTGCGCAACCTGCGCTGGATCAACGACTACTTCATCAAGGCGCATCCGAGTGCCAACGTGCTGTATGGGCAGGTGGGCAACGGCAGCCTGGACCACAGCTGGTGGGGCCCGGTGGAGGTGTATCCGAAGGAGGCGCCGGCCTACAAGATCGATGCCACCTGCGGCGGCTCGGATCTCGCCGGTGAAACGGCGGCGGCGATGGCGGCGGCATCGATGGTCTTCAAGACCAGCGACCCCACCTACGCGGCGACCTTGCTGACCCATGCGCGGCAGCTCTACACCTTGGCCGACACCAAGCGTCAGAAGTATGTCGAGTGCATCACCGATGCCCAGGGCTATTACAACTCCTGGTCCGGCTATTTTGACGAACTGGCCTGGGGCGCGTTGTGGCTCTACCGTGCCACGGGCGAAACCGCATATCTGGACAAGGCCGAGAGCTTCGTTAACACCACCTCGGGTGGCTTTGGCTCGGAAGGCCAGACGAGCTACCTGCCCTATAAGTGGACCCAGGATTGGGACAGCAAGCATTACGGCACCTATCTTCTGCTGGCACGGTTGACCGGCAAGCAGAAGTACAAGGATGCCGTCGAGCGCAACCTGGCCTACTGGACCACCGGCACACCGGAAGGCGAGCGGGTGACCTACACCCCGGGCGGGTTGGCCTGGTTGTCGCAATGGGGTTCGCTGCGTTATGCATTGAATGAATCGTTCATTGCCATGGTGTATGCCAAGGACGTGAGCGATGCCACCCAGCAGCAGCGCTATCGCGACTTCGCCATGCAGCAGCTCAACTATGCGCTGGGCAGCAATCCGCGCAACAGCAGCTACCTGATCGGCTTTGGCGCCAGCTCGCCGCAGCATCCCCACCACCGCACCGCGCATGGGTCATGGGCGGACAGCCAGACGCTGCCGACCAACCACCGCCATGTGCTTTATGGCGCCCTGGTGGGCGGGCCCGGCGCCAACGACGCCTACACCGATTCGATCTCGGACTACGTCTCCAATGAAGTCGCCATCGACTACAACGCGTCCATCGTTGGTGTGCTGGCGGGCGCGCAGCAGCTGTTCCCGGGCAGCGTGCCGCTGGCCAACTTCCCGCAAGCGGAAGTGGCGAGCGAAGACGAGTACTTCGTTGAAGCCGCGCTCAACAGCACCGGCAACACCTATACCGAGGTGAAAGCGGTGGTGAACAACCGCAGCGGCTGGCCGGCCCGTGTGACCGACAAGCTCAGCCTGCGTTATTACGTGGACCTGAGCGAGGTGATTGCCGCCGGCCGTACTGCTGCGGACATCAAGGTCAGTTCCAACTACAGCGACGGCGGTGTCGCCCGCGGCCTGGTGCGATGTGGCGCCAGCAATCTCTACTACGCCACGGGAGACTTCAACGGCACCAAGGTCTACCCCGGTGGGCAGTCTGCCTACAAGAAGGAGATCCAGATCCGCATTGCCGCCCCGGACAGCACCAGCTTCTGGAATCCGGCCAATGACCCCTCTTATACGGGGCTGGGGGCGCCGGGCAGTGCGCCGGTGAAGGTGACCGGCATCACGCTGTATGACGAGGGTCGCAAGATCTGGGGCAACGAGCCCGCAGCCTGCGGCGGCGTGGTGCTGCCTATCCCGGCCACACCGACCGGGCTGACGGCCACCGCCGGCATCGGCAGCATCAGCCTGAGCTGGGCCGCCACGACCAACGCCACCGGGTACACGCTCAAGCGCTCCACCACGGGCGCCGCGGGCAGCTTTGCTCTGTTGGCATCGCCCACGAGCAACAGCTATGTGGACGGCGGCCTGGCGGGCAGTACGCTCTACTACTACACCGTCAGCGCGCGAAATGACTCCGGTGAGAGTGTGGCCAGCGACCCGGTCTCGGCCACCACACCAGCCGGGCCTCCGGCCGCACCCGCGCCCGCAGCAAGCGCCGGTGATGGCAAGGTGACGCTCAACTGGGCGGCGGTGACGGGGGCGGCGAGTTATGAAATCACGCGGGCCAGCAGTGCCACCGGCAGCTACACCGCGCTGGCCAGCGGCCTCACTGCCTTGACCTATGTGGACAGCGGGCTGACCAACGGCACCGCCTACTTCTACAAGGTGGGCGCCCGCAATGCCGCCGGGGTGAGTGTGTCCGACCCCGTCTCGGCCACCCCGGTCGGGGCCGGCAGCGGCACCAGCAACTGCACCCTGACGCTGGACACCACCAGCGACTGGGGCAGCGGCCAGGTGCTGCGGCTGATGCTCAGCAACTCCGGCACCACGCCCATCAGCAACTGGGGCGTGAGCTTCACCGAAAGCAACAGCTTCTCGGTGAGCAACAGCTGGAGCGGCACCTTCCTCGTGACCGGCAACCAGGTGAGCTTCGCGCCTCCGAGCTGGAGCCTCACCGTGCCGGCCGGAGGCAGTACCGATGCGGGCATGCAGCTCGCCTACAGCGGGGCCAAGCCCATGCCCAGTGCTGTCGTGATGACAGGCGCGAGCTGCCAGGTCGTCATCAAGTAA
- a CDS encoding glycoside hydrolase family 48 protein, with translation MFRFTRKAARATLLSAALALAFGAHAQTDYNQRFLVQYNKIKNPANGYFSPEGVPYHSVETLMVEAPDYGHETTSEAYSFWIWLEAQYGRVTGDWAPLNAAWANMEKYIIPSSKDQPTNSFYNASKPASYAGEYALPKNYPSPLEFNTPVGQDPIGNELASTYGNRDIYGMHWLIDVDNWYGYGWCGDGVTKPSYINTFQRGAQESVWETVPHPSCETFKWGRSGGTQGFLSLFTGDSNYAKQWRYTNAPDADGRAIQAIYWANLWATEQGKGAQVADLVKKAAKMGDFLRYAMFDKYFKRIGNCVGSTTCPGGTGAADSNGLRDNQHYLMSWYYAWGGALDSSAGWAWRIGSSHNHFGYQNPMAAWALSTQQAFKPLSPSAAGDWGKSFQRQMEFYRWLQSADGAIAGGATNSWNGNHEQPPTGTPTFYGMFYDEAPVYHDPASNTWFGFQVWSMQRVAELYYASNDPQAKALLDKWVPWAIANTRLLPDGTYEIPSTLQWSGKPDTWNSASPGSNATLRVTVTEFTNDVGTAAAYARTLSYYAAKAGNAAAKDTARELLDRMWNKYQDAKGLAVAEKRKDYLRFDDPYNATTGDGVYVPSGWTGTNAQGAVIDSNATFLSIRPKYQQDPDWAKLSAYLAGGAEPSWIYHRFWAQADIALAQADYGRLFPATGPSIVVSSSTLTVPEEGSASFGVSLSEKPSANVTVAVAKAAGGDVDLATATPSLVFTPDNYATPQTVTVTAARDADAINGSATFALSATGLNGASVLATEQDSDIVVPVELVVSSAAVSVPETGTQTFTVKLASAPTGTVSVAVARTAGDTDISVSAGASLSFTPTNWNTPQTVTLAAAKDADSLNGVATISISAANAATRTVTATEIDNDVKTCAVVFDTSNDWGSGQVPSIKLSNLGSTPLSNWSISFTESNAFTLSNSWSGTFSVNGRTITITPVAWNGTIAPNSSVELGMQISYSGAKPVPTGLAWAGQSCDITVK, from the coding sequence ATGTTCCGTTTCACTCGCAAGGCCGCCCGGGCCACCCTCTTGTCCGCCGCGCTGGCACTGGCCTTTGGGGCTCATGCCCAGACCGACTACAACCAGCGCTTCCTGGTTCAATACAACAAGATCAAGAACCCGGCCAACGGCTACTTCAGCCCGGAGGGCGTTCCCTATCACTCGGTGGAGACGCTGATGGTGGAAGCACCGGACTATGGCCACGAGACCACGTCCGAGGCCTACAGCTTTTGGATCTGGCTGGAAGCGCAATACGGCCGTGTCACGGGCGACTGGGCACCGCTGAATGCGGCCTGGGCCAACATGGAAAAGTACATCATCCCCAGCAGCAAGGATCAGCCCACCAACAGCTTCTACAACGCCAGCAAACCGGCGTCGTATGCCGGTGAATATGCGCTGCCGAAGAACTACCCGTCGCCGCTGGAGTTCAACACGCCAGTGGGCCAGGACCCGATTGGCAATGAATTGGCCTCCACCTACGGCAATCGCGACATCTACGGCATGCACTGGCTGATAGACGTCGACAACTGGTATGGCTATGGATGGTGCGGGGACGGTGTGACCAAACCTTCCTACATCAACACCTTCCAGCGCGGCGCGCAGGAGTCGGTGTGGGAGACCGTGCCGCACCCGTCGTGCGAAACCTTCAAGTGGGGCCGTAGCGGCGGCACGCAGGGGTTCCTGAGCCTCTTCACGGGCGATTCCAACTATGCCAAGCAATGGCGCTACACCAATGCGCCGGACGCGGACGGCCGCGCCATTCAGGCGATTTACTGGGCCAACCTCTGGGCCACGGAGCAGGGCAAAGGCGCGCAGGTCGCGGATCTGGTGAAGAAGGCCGCCAAGATGGGCGACTTCCTGCGCTACGCCATGTTCGACAAATACTTCAAGCGCATCGGCAATTGCGTGGGTTCCACCACCTGCCCGGGTGGCACGGGGGCCGCCGACAGCAATGGCCTGCGAGACAACCAGCATTACCTGATGTCTTGGTATTACGCCTGGGGCGGTGCGCTGGATTCATCCGCAGGGTGGGCATGGCGCATTGGCTCCTCGCACAATCACTTCGGGTACCAGAACCCGATGGCGGCCTGGGCCTTGTCCACCCAGCAGGCGTTCAAGCCGCTGTCGCCCTCTGCAGCAGGGGATTGGGGCAAGAGCTTCCAGCGCCAGATGGAGTTCTACCGTTGGCTGCAATCGGCCGACGGCGCCATTGCCGGTGGTGCCACCAACAGCTGGAATGGCAACCACGAACAACCGCCGACTGGCACCCCCACGTTCTATGGCATGTTCTATGACGAGGCCCCGGTCTATCACGACCCAGCCTCCAACACCTGGTTTGGCTTCCAGGTGTGGTCGATGCAGCGTGTGGCGGAGCTGTATTACGCAAGCAATGATCCGCAGGCCAAGGCCTTGCTGGACAAGTGGGTACCCTGGGCCATTGCCAACACCCGCCTGTTGCCGGATGGCACGTATGAAATTCCATCGACGCTGCAGTGGTCGGGCAAGCCGGACACCTGGAATTCGGCCAGCCCAGGCAGCAATGCCACCCTGCGCGTGACGGTGACCGAGTTCACCAATGACGTGGGCACGGCCGCCGCCTATGCGCGCACGCTGAGCTACTACGCCGCGAAGGCCGGCAATGCTGCCGCCAAGGACACGGCGCGCGAGCTGCTGGACCGGATGTGGAACAAGTATCAGGATGCGAAGGGCCTGGCGGTTGCTGAAAAGCGCAAGGACTATCTGCGTTTTGACGACCCCTACAACGCGACCACCGGGGACGGTGTCTACGTGCCTTCCGGTTGGACCGGGACCAATGCGCAGGGGGCGGTGATTGATTCCAACGCCACCTTCCTGAGCATCCGCCCCAAATACCAGCAGGATCCGGACTGGGCCAAGCTGAGTGCTTATCTGGCCGGTGGGGCGGAGCCGTCCTGGATCTACCACCGCTTCTGGGCCCAGGCGGACATCGCGCTGGCGCAGGCGGACTATGGCCGGCTCTTCCCGGCCACGGGCCCGTCGATTGTGGTGTCGAGCAGCACCTTGACCGTGCCGGAAGAGGGCTCGGCGAGCTTCGGCGTCTCCCTCTCAGAAAAACCGAGCGCCAACGTAACGGTGGCCGTGGCCAAGGCGGCGGGTGGTGATGTCGATTTGGCGACTGCCACTCCGTCCCTGGTCTTCACGCCGGACAACTACGCCACTCCGCAGACGGTGACTGTCACGGCGGCTCGCGACGCCGATGCCATCAATGGCAGCGCCACGTTCGCCCTCAGCGCCACGGGCCTGAACGGCGCGAGTGTGCTGGCCACCGAACAGGATTCGGACATCGTGGTGCCGGTGGAACTGGTGGTGTCCAGCGCTGCGGTGTCGGTGCCTGAAACCGGCACGCAGACCTTCACGGTGAAGCTCGCGTCCGCGCCCACCGGCACGGTGTCGGTGGCGGTGGCCCGCACGGCGGGCGATACCGACATTTCGGTGTCGGCCGGTGCCAGCCTCAGCTTCACCCCGACCAACTGGAACACGCCGCAGACCGTGACCTTGGCGGCGGCCAAGGATGCCGACTCGCTCAACGGTGTGGCCACCATCAGCATCAGCGCGGCCAACGCCGCCACGCGGACGGTGACGGCGACAGAAATCGACAATGACGTGAAGACCTGCGCGGTGGTGTTTGACACCAGCAACGATTGGGGCAGTGGCCAGGTGCCCAGCATCAAGCTGAGCAACCTGGGCAGCACACCGCTCTCCAACTGGTCGATCAGCTTCACCGAAAGCAATGCGTTCACGCTGTCCAACTCCTGGAGCGGCACGTTCTCGGTCAATGGGCGCACCATCACCATCACGCCGGTGGCCTGGAATGGAACCATTGCACCCAACAGCTCGGTGGAGCTGGGCATGCAGATCTCCTATTCCGGCGCCAAGCCGGTGCCGACCGGGCTAGCCTGGGCCGGCCAGAGCTGTGACATCACGGTGAAGTAA
- a CDS encoding LemA family protein → MNRSFVAVAAVASLAVAGWIGWVAEDLRQQDQGVQARWAELHAAEQTQFAEVPAVLALADRQPALDATVKAGARSRCSPLEQLNNGASLIDDAQQFDHYKQVRAECTGTLFRLLAAIHSDPVMSADGHVQALGQSLTHGQAAVDIARERYRQALVAYNRGIRKLPQRLAAGLLGYRERPDLVRYAEGA, encoded by the coding sequence ATGAACAGAAGCTTTGTAGCGGTGGCGGCCGTCGCTTCGCTGGCGGTGGCGGGCTGGATCGGCTGGGTGGCGGAAGACCTGCGCCAGCAGGACCAAGGGGTGCAGGCCCGCTGGGCGGAACTGCACGCGGCCGAGCAGACGCAATTTGCCGAGGTACCGGCAGTGCTTGCCTTGGCGGACCGCCAGCCCGCCCTGGATGCCACGGTGAAGGCCGGGGCCCGATCGCGCTGCAGCCCGTTGGAACAGTTGAACAACGGCGCGTCGCTGATCGATGACGCGCAGCAGTTTGACCATTACAAGCAAGTTCGGGCCGAATGCACCGGCACGCTGTTTCGGCTGCTCGCGGCCATTCACAGCGATCCAGTGATGAGCGCAGACGGCCATGTGCAGGCACTGGGGCAATCGCTCACACACGGTCAGGCAGCCGTGGATATTGCCCGTGAGCGTTACCGGCAGGCGCTGGTGGCCTACAACCGGGGTATCCGGAAGCTGCCGCAGCGGCTGGCGGCAGGCCTGCTGGGGTACCGGGAGCGGCCGGATCTGGTGCGCTATGCGGAAGGGGCTTGA
- a CDS encoding DUF2185 domain-containing protein: MDSNAAMTDPTQKPFRLRADEIKDLAPGHGGCIATDMITCAGRKVAFMYREEPDNDVDSGWRFLSGYESDEYMEDPDHHAAYDVNTIANYDPDIMPFLDAPVGSAFERENGTGDFREVDDFELSGD; this comes from the coding sequence ATGGACAGCAATGCCGCTATGACAGACCCTACTCAAAAGCCGTTCCGGCTCCGCGCCGACGAGATCAAGGACCTGGCCCCGGGCCACGGCGGCTGTATTGCAACCGACATGATCACGTGCGCAGGCCGGAAGGTCGCATTCATGTACCGCGAGGAGCCGGACAACGACGTGGACAGCGGCTGGCGCTTCCTGTCTGGATATGAGTCGGACGAGTACATGGAAGATCCGGACCACCATGCGGCCTACGACGTCAACACCATTGCCAATTACGACCCGGACATCATGCCCTTCCTGGATGCTCCCGTCGGGTCTGCCTTTGAGCGTGAGAACGGGACCGGCGACTTCAGGGAAGTGGACGATTTCGAGCTGTCTGGCGATTGA